The region GTCGACCGCGTGCTGGAGAAAGTCGAGGCGCAGTACCGTCGCTACGGCATCGAGGGCCCGGCCTACGCCTTCGTGAAGAACAACGCCGGGACCTACGGCATGGGCCTGATGGAGGTGATGTCCAGCCGGGACATCCTGAACATGAACCGCCGCGACCGCAACAAGCTGCTCAGCGCCAAGGGCGGAAAGAAGGGCGACAGCTTTTTGGTGCAGGAGGGCATTCCCACCGCGGATTTCTACAGCGGTTACCCGATCGAGCCGGTCATCTATATGGTGGGATTCCAGGTCGTGGGCGGGTTTTTCCGGATGAACGCCCAGCGCGACGCCTTCGCCTCGCTGAACGCGCGCGGGATGGAGTTCGCCTGCCTCTGCCTGCACAAGCTCGACGAGCCGCACGAGGGGGCCTTCCTCAATTGCGCGGAGAAGGGAAATCTGGTGAGCCTGGCCTCGGTGATGGCGCGGATCGCGGCCCTGGCGGCGGCCGAGGAGATGCGGGAATTGTAGGGGCGAATCTTTTATTCGCCCTCCCCTCCGTGCACGGGGGCGAACACAAGGTTCGCCCCTACTAAGACGTATAGTTTATTCCTCCGCGAAGGCCTTCTCGCGGCGCTCTTCTTCTTCCTTGCAGCGGATGCAGAGGTCGGTGACCGGGCGGGCTTCGAGGCGTTTGATGCCGATGTCCTCGCCGCAGGATTCGCAGACGCCGTATTCGCCCTCGTCGATCTTGCGCAGGGCCTTGTCGATCTTGCGCAACAGGATGCGCTCGCGGTCGCGGAGTTTGAGATTGATCGCTTGGTCGGTCTCGCTGCTCGCCAGGTCGACCTCGTCGGGCAGGTCGTTGGGGTCGAAGACCACCGACTGCTCGCTGAGCGACTCGTTGAGCTGCGTGATGGCCTTGCGGCGTTCGAGCAGGATGTCTTTAAACTTTTTTAAG is a window of Deltaproteobacteria bacterium PRO3 DNA encoding:
- the dksA gene encoding RNA polymerase-binding protein DksA: MNKKDLKKFKDILLERRKAITQLNESLSEQSVVFDPNDLPDEVDLASSETDQAINLKLRDRERILLRKIDKALRKIDEGEYGVCESCGEDIGIKRLEARPVTDLCIRCKEEEERREKAFAEE